The Solanum pennellii chromosome 11, SPENNV200 sequence TGCAGAAGAAATTTTTGATGCAACAAAGGTTGAGAATATTCTTATAATGCTTCTAAAGCCGCGGGATAATAAGTTGGTCCAAGAACGTCTCCTTGAGGCAATGGCAAGTCTTTATGGCAATGCTCATCTGTCAAATCTCGTCCACCAATCAGAATCTAAGAAGGTTCTTACGGGCCTTATAACAATGGCCAGTGGTGATGCACAAGAGTATCTGATACTCTCTTTAATACAGTTATGTTGTGATGGAGTGAGTATCTGGGATGCAATTGGAAAGAGAGAAGGAATTCAGTTACTGATATCACTGCTGGGGTTATCCAGTGAACAACATCAAGAGTATGCTGTTGAGATGTTTGCAATCCTAACTGACCAAGTTGATGACAGCAAGTGGGCAATCACTGCTGCTGGTGGGATTCCGCCACTTGTTCAGTTACTAGAAACGGGGTCTCAGAAGGCTAAGGAAGATGCAGCACATGTTATGTATAACCTGTGCTGCCATAGTGAAGACATTCGTGCCTGTGTTGAAAGTGCTGGAGCTATACACTCGTTCTTGTGGCTTCTAAAAAATGGTGGACCAAAGGGACAAGAAGCATCAGCTAGATCCCTAACAAAACTAATCACTACTGCTGACCCGGCTACTATAAATCAATTGCTACTGTTGCTGAAGGGAGATTCACCAAGCTCAAAGGCCCATGTAATTAAGGTGTTAGGTCATGTGCTTACCATGGCATCTCAGAGTGACCTTGTACATAAAGGGGCTGCTGCTAACGAAGGGCTAAAATCACTTGTCCTAGCTCTGAATTCCTCAAATGAAAAGACTCAAGAATATGCTGCCTCTGTCTTGGCAGACCTCTTCAGCAGTCGGCATGATATTTGTGACAGCCTCGCAGTGGATGAAGTGGTTAATCCTTTCAAGAAGCTTTTGACTAGCAAAACTCCAGTTGTTGCAACACAGTCAGCTCGAGCCTTGGGTGCTTTGTCCCGtccaacaaaagaaaaatctacAAATAAGATGCTTTATATTGCTGAAGGAGATGTAAGACCACTGATTAAGTTGGCTAAAACTGCATCTATTGATTCTGCAGAGACTGCAATGGCTGCTTTAGCCAATCTGTTGTCTGATCCAGAAATAGCTGCGGAAGCACTGGCTGAAGATGTTGTTTCAGCTTTTACCCGAGTTCTAGGAGAAGGATCAATAGAAGGTAAGAAAAATGCATCACGTGGCCTTCATCAAATATTGAGGCATTTTCCAGTGGGAGATGTACTGACGGGAACTGCTCAGTGTCGATTTGCTGTTCTCGCTATTGCAGAATCCTTAAAAGCAATGAGTGCAGATGGAACTGATGCTGCAGACGCCTTAGATGTTATTGCACTTCTTGCTAGGGAAAAGCAAGGCACACATTCAACATACAACCCCTGGTCTACCCTTGTTGAAGTTCCATCTAGTTTAGAGCCTCTTATACATTGCCTATGTGAGGGATCTCCAATGGTACAAGATAAAGCAATAGAAATTCTATCGAGGCTCTGTGGAGATCAACCAGTTGTGCTAGGTGACCTATTAGTGTCAAGATCCAGGTCAATAGGTGCATTGGCTGATAGAATAATGAACTCTAGCAGCCTAGAAGTAAGTGTTGGTGGGACAGCATTGGTTATTTGTGCTGCCAAGGAACACAAAGTTCAGTCAATGGATGCACTTTATGCATCTGGGTACTTGAAACCTCTTATATATGCATTAGTTGATATGATGAAGAAAAACTCTAACTGTTCTTCTCTAGAAATTGAAGTCAGAACCCCTAGGGGTTTCACAGAAAGAACTCCATTTGGGGAAGGAAATGAGTTTGAGGTTCCAGATCCAGCAATGGTCTTGGGGGGTACTGTTGCCCTTTGGCTGCTATCaataatttcatcatttcatataaATAGCAAGTCCACTGTTCAGGAAGCGGGGGGACTTGAGGCTCTTGCTGACAAGCTTGCAAGACACACTTACAATCAACAGGTAGGCATTGTATAATTCTGACTGTCTTTGTGCTGCAGGCCTCTTCTTTAAGAACCAAATTTGATTTCAACTTGGAACCATATAAGTGTTGTTTGGCTAATTTTATTCagtacttttgatttttggaCCTTGGTCCAGGTTATTATTCTTTGTGCGGTTTAATGTAGACTGATTGTAATACCTGATGGAGCTGAGAGTTTGTCAGAAACAGCTCTCTACCTTCAAAAGGTAAGGGTAAGACTGCGTAGTGCATACGCACTACCCTCcctagaccccacttgtggaatacactgggtatgttgttgatTGAGCACCTTATGGCCGGTACTGTAAAACTATTTAAAACTGTTGAATGTTTCATTTACCTGACTTAACCAACGATGTAGCATCTACATCGAGAATCCGAATATCGTATACGTCATTAGTCCGATCCTTTGTAGGAACTACCCAAAATAATGAATTCACAAGGCTGTGAGGTATCATCTGTATAAATTACATACTTCTGGATTAGGGCCAACATTTATGTCTCACTTCATGGTTTTGGATCATGATAAAAACTAATGCATTTGAAGTGTCATGTCTCATCTTCTGTTATACTGGTTTCTCTTTGTCTTGCCATGTGCTAGCTCTTGATAGAAACCACTTGAGTTGCTACGTGAAATTTTTTCCGAGTACCCGAATATGCAAGTTTACCTTCTCAACTTTGGCAACTgagatgaaattaattaaaaaataattaacaaattaagaAAAGGTTGACAAGCAAGTAACTGATTCATTGTCACCTTTGTTGAGTCCAATCATCAGAAGTGATGAAGGTTCACATGCTCTTTTTGAAGTTTTTATCTGGTCAAGTGAACTGAAGAAAAATTTGATATGGCAGGCAGAGTTTGAAGATGCAGAGGGCATGTGGATCAGTGCTTTGCTTTTGGCTATATTATTCCAAGATGCCAATATAGTATCCTCTCCAACATCCATGCGTTTTATACCCTTGCTTGCACATCTTCTGAAATCTGATGAAATGATTGATCGATTTTTCGCTGCTCAGGCAATAGCTAGTCTTGTTTGTCAGAGGGACAAGGGAATAAATCTTACTATTGCGAATTCTGGTGCAATTGCTGGTTTAGTGAGCTTGATTGGTCACATTGAAATTGATATGCCGAATCTTGTTTCTCTCTCTGAAGAATTTTTATTGGTAAGAAACCCTGATCAGGTTGCCCTGGAATATCtttttgaaattgatgatgtgAGAGTTGGTTCAACTGTGCGCAAGACTATTCCTCTACTAGTAGATCTGTTAAAACCACTTCCTGATAGACCAGGTGCACCTCCATTGGCTGTGTGTCTCTTGATACAACTTGCAGATGGTAACGATGCAAACAAATTAATCATGGCTGAAGCTGGGGCGCTGGAGGCTCTAACAAAGTACCTATCTTTGAGTCCTCAAGACTTGACTGAGGCAACTATTTCTGAGCTACTGAGAATACTCTTTAGCAATTCTGATCTTCTCCAGTATGAAGCAGCAGTTAGTTGCACAATACAACTGATTGCTGTTCTTCATTTGGGGTCAAGAAATGCAAGGCTGAGTGCTGCTAGGGCTTTAAATGAACTTTTTGATGCTGAGAACATCCGAGATTCAGAAACATCAATTCAAGCCATTCAGCCATTAGTTGACATGCTTGATGCTGCATTAGAAGGTGAAAAGAAAGTTGCTCTTAGCGCCTTGATTAAGTTGACATCGGAAAGTGATTCAAAAACATTACTGATGGCTGATCTAGAAAGGAATCCCCTTAAGAGTCTACATAAGATTCTTTCTTCAGCTTCTCCATTGGAACTGAAAAGTGATGCTGCCGAGTTATGCTTTGTactttttggtgatccaaaagtCAGAGCTTTGCCAATTGCTTCTGAATTTGTGGATCCCCTAGTAATGCTAATGCAATCTGATGCAGAACGGGCTGTGGAATCAGCAGTTTGTGCTTTTGAGAGCTTGTTGGATGATGAGCAGTTGGTGGAGGTTGCATCAGCTTATGATCTGGTTGATCTTCTGGTTCATTTGATTTGTAGCTCAAACCACCGGCTCAGCGATGCAAGTATTTGTGCACTTATTAAGTTGGGTAAAGACCGAACTCCCCGCAAGATGGATATGGTCAAAGCAGGCATAATAGAAAATTGCCTTGAGCTGCTCCCAACTGCATCCAGTTCCCTATGCTCCACTATTGCAGAACTCTTCCGCATATTGACAAATAGTAGTGCTATTTCGAAAAGCACATCAGCTGCAAAAATTGTAGAACCTCTCTTTATGGTTTTACTACGGTCAGATATTGGACTGTGGGGACAGCACAGTGCTTTGCAGACTCTTGTAAATATTCTAGAGAAGCCACAAAGTCTTTCAACTCTGAATCTTTCTCCTAGCCAGGTTATTGAGCCTCTGATTTCCTTTCTTGAGTCTCCATCTCAAGATATCCAGCAACTTGGGACTGAATTGTTATCTCACCTCCTTGCACAAGAGCATTTTAAGCAGGATATAACTACAAAAAATGCTGTAGTGCCTCTTGTGCAGCTAGCAGGCATTGGTATTTTGAACTTACAACAGACGGCAATTAAAGCTTTGGAAAATATCTCATTAAGCTGGCCAAAAGCAGTTGCTGATGCTGGCGGTATTTTTGAGCTTGCAAAGGTTATTGTTCAAGACGACCCTGTACCGCCTGCATTGTGGGAGCCAGCAGCTATGGTTCTCTGCAATGTCCTGTGCTCTAACTCTGATTACTACTTCAAAGTTCCCCTGGTGGTTCTTGTAAAGATGCTGCGTTCAACAGTCGAGACCACCATCACTCTTGCACTAGATGCACTTATAGTTCATGAAAAGGCCGATATTTCATGTGCGGAACTGATGGCTGAAGCAGGCGCAGTTGATGCCCTTCTGGATCTGCTAAGATCTCACCAGTGTGAAGAAGCATCGGGAAGATTACTTGAAGCCCTTTTCAACAATGTCAGGGTACGACAGCTGAAGGTATCTAAATATGCAATTGCTCCTCTGGCACAATATTTGTTGGATCCACAGTCTAGATCGCCAACTGGTAGGCTTCTTGCAGCTCTCGCTCTTGGTGATCTCTCCCAGCATGAAGGACTAGCTAGATCGAGTGATTCTGTCTCAGCCTGTCGAGCTCTGATAAGCTTGCTTGAAGATGAACCAACAGAAGAAATGCAAATGGTGGCAATTTGTGCATTGCAAAATTTTGTAATGAGCAGTAGAACAAACAGGAGAGCTGTTGCAGACGCAGGTGGAATTTTAATGGTTCAAGAACTGCTTATAGCCCCTAATACAGAAATTGTAGTACAAGCATCTCTGCTCGTAAGGTTTTTATTCTCAAATCACACGCTTCAAGAATATGTATCAAACGAGCTTATCAGATCTTTGACAGGTAACTTGCTTGTTAAGTAACCCCCCTCCAATTTTATGTTCACGTTTTTACTCGTCACAACTTTAAAGAGAAAGCAAGACTTCTGAAACTTGTGATCTAAAACGTGCCTTAGACATTTATGTTGCTATAATCATCTCATTAAGGGTAAAAGATTTTTGAAGTAAAATTGTATGTAAGACTAGCCTTAGACATTTGTATGGCTATAAATCACCTAAATAAATGAGAATtttgaagttcaattttttctaaaggtgacattctttttggaacAAACTAAATAGGAAAGTGTGCCGCATAAATTTGGACAAAGGGAGtacttgattttcatttttaattgttgGAAGTGCGATGATTATGAAGCACCTACATCTGGTGAAGAGCTTTTATGGAAATATACATGAACCATCCAAAGCCTACACGACAATAATGTTACATGCAATCTGCTAAAAACCCAGAAAAGGAGTCTTCAGATGTACATATGTTCCAATATTTTACCCTTAGAAAGTTTATGCtgcaattatttttcttttcacattttgatttatatcCCCACAAGTTGAAGTAAGGTAAAGTCTTGAAACAATAAATTGAAAGCTATATCTTTTCAGTCACTTTAGAAGCTAGCACTTAATTGATAGCTACAGATTCAGAGCCATTTTCAGAAACTAGATCTGTAAGCTAAAGTTAGTGCTTCAAAGAATTGGACAGCTgacaaaaggaaaaacataGTGCACTAGATTGGTAGACATAAGACCTAATGCCATTAAATAAAACGATCctacttataaaaaataaaaataaaacggCCCTGTAAATTAAGTAACAAGATGCCAAACTGTTACCCGATGCTTATTCTTTCGTTGTCTAATTTTTCTTGTAGCGCTCCAATGCAGCTATTAATATTTCTGATCTATGAATttcgaaattcaaattttccatGATCTAATCTTAAGCTGACCAAATCCTAAATCTTTGTTGCATACCTTTTGTTTTCATCTCTTTTTTGTTCCTTCTTCTTGTCATGACTGCAGTACAAGtatttccttttccttttatttgctaaaaacactttaaaattccTTGAAATGCAGCTGCACTTGATAAGGAATTGTGGAACAAGGCAACTGCTAGTGAGGAGATTCTCCGGACAATTCAtgttatattttctaattttcccAAGCTCCATGTTACTGATGCTGCTACGCTTTGTATCCCTCATCTGGTGGCAGCATTGAAGTCTGGTAGTGAGCCTGCACAGGATTCAGTATTGACTACACTATGCTTACTCAAGCAATCATGGTCAACCATGCCAATGGATGTGTCAAACTCACAAGCAATGGTTGCAGCTGAAGCCATTCCAGTATTGCAGATACTAATGAAGACTTGCCCACCAAGTTTCCATGATAGAGCAGATAGTCTGTTGCATTGCTTACCAGGTTGTTTGACAGTCACAATCAAGCGTGCAAACAATTTAAAGCAGGTGATGGGAGGAACTAATGCTTTTTGTCAATTGACTATTGGAAATGGTCCATCACGGCAAACAAAGGTAATGAGCCAGTACTTTATAATTGTTGATGAAGCACAAACGCTTTTGTTATTCTAAAATCTGttttatacttttgaaatcattaACTTATCATGAGAATGACAATTTTGTACAATCACAGCCTACATCAACTGTACTAGGGGTATATGTGTTAAGTACCATCACAGCTACTCTGAGTATAGTAGGGTATGTGTATTgcagtgtcacgacccaaactaGGGGCAGTGAGTATAGTAGGGTAGTGtatagtctccaatattttGTGAGACTATAACAAGTCAATGAAGTCGCTGGTGGTCGGAACATTTGTATCTGgaatatactatattaaaaatataatttccccatccaaatattataattccctagttttttttttccattataaaaattatcaaattgtGGATCCTTCATAAAGGTAATCCTTGTACCATAATCTGTCcactatttcctttttaaaaatgtaGAGCTTCCAAGATCAACTTCTTATTATAAATCTAATctcaaaataacaaatttatccTGTAATTATATTCAAAAAGAACTATAAAATGATTTTCGTGTGAGGAAGAAACAGAATGTCGTCTCACATTACCTTGATTCTCAGTTCTGGGTGACTAGACATTACTTTGAAGGTATTTAAGGCATGCCAGCGATAGTGGTGCTTCATACAAATTGCTTGTGTGCTTGAATGTTTAATTACATGATGTCTTATATAACTCTTTGCATAAGACAGTGATGAGTTCCATGGATCTCTATAGATAATCACAGTGTTGCTAGGACTCTTTAAAATACTGTCAGGTGCATATTCAATTCTCCAAAAGTAGTATATTACATGGGTGCGTCGGCATATTTGAAAAGTCCGAGACACAGGATAATCATATTAAGCTCATGCAACAATTATAAGATCTATTCATGCTAAGAACATTTTTTGTGTGATATTTTCGTGTGgtttgttctttccttttttattctgaaatttatttgaattgcAGTTTACTTGATTATACTTCATAGGAACTTCCAAGAGAGGAATAAATTATGTCTACCGATTAAGAAATATTTAGGTTTAGGAATGTGTTAAAGAACCTTGTATATAAAAAGGCTTCTTGTTTTGGTGATCTGCGTACATATTAACAATCTATGGTTCATGATTAGGTTGTGAGTCACAGTACATCACCAGAATGGGAAGAAGGCTTCACATGGGCTTTTGATATACCACCCAAGGGACAAAAGTTACATATCTTGTGCAAAAGCAAAAACACATTTGGGAAGGTAAATAGCTTTATATTCTGAATGTCTGATGTGAAGTTTATATTCTTTGATCAATGAACTTCCAGTTAGAACACCCTTCGGGGTTTcccagtggtttgagcttgggactttcatgttggaggtctcaagttcaaaacccCTTGCGTTTGTattctgggtcgagctcgttgCACCGGGCTTGCCTAGTGCAGGTCACTCCTACTTAACATCAGTCTCAGCATTTCTGATGAGTAAACTTTTGTTTCAGACCACTATCGGGAGGGTAACAATCCAAATTGATAAAGTTGTTAGTGAAGGTCTGTATAGTGGCCTTTTCAGCCTCAGCCAGGACAACAACAAGGATGGCTCATCACGGACTCTGGAGATTGAGATTAGCTGGTCCAGTAGGACTCATAGCGATAGTGAGTGAAAGAAAGCAAGACATAAATAATGCAAACTTGAGAGTTGAACATGGTAAAGAACAATCTTCTGTTCATGTTCGAGGCTAATGCAAGAGCTGTTGGGGTAAAGTCATATCTAAAGCTTTGCTACCTGTGTTACAACTGTAAAATAGTAAGATATTTGCAAGTAGAAAGAAGTTACTTACACCTAGCTTTTAAGCACCAAATTGTACAGTTTCTGCGGTTGTTAGAAATATGAATATCAAGTAGTCGTCATGATGAGAAAAACGGAATGTTTATTTCAAATCCCAGTGGTGCATTTGTTATGCAACAAATGCCGAAGGTGATTGCTGTGCAGAAGGCCTGGCACAATAAAGTTTATTAGTTTTGCTTCATATTTACTGTCCAACTGCATTTTCAAAATTACTAATTTTGCAGCGCAGATCTCACTCTTTCAACAGATATTTGCATTTGAATCTTGATGAATCAATAGCTTTAGGGGCATATCCTGTCAGGTTACCATCTTAACATAATTGGTTTTTGAGAGATTGAAGAGTGAAAAAGATGTTGCAACAAATTAAACCACTTTGTCAATTAATCAATggaataatatattatttatttatttgtctttGTTATTGAACATGAAGTCTAACTAGaaagtttttgaaatttaaatttaaaaatcaaccATTTAGTATATCAAATATGTTTGAGGTATGTGTAGTATACATTATATGTATGTCATTGTAAATTAGATGGTCCAAAGATATCGAGTTTGTACGAGTCTTGAATATGTCACGTGGAATTTCAGAGTTCTTgacaaatttaaaagatattttaaaaaaaataaattaattaaattgaaatagaaaaaGTACTAAGTATTAGTTAGATATCGAAAGATTACAACATTTTCCAATCTTTTGTATTTTAGTAGTAGTGACTAGTGAGCTTTCCTTGATTTCCAGATCATTTGCCCAATTGAGTAAAGGGTCGATATCTGCAAATAGAAGCTCACTAGCCTTTCTCTCAATCATtaataacctttttttttgggtttttcaCCTGCAGAATCCATATTAAAACTTCGATTAAATTTGGATCGCGCATTGCAGGACCCATTCAGAGATGGCGCTCCCAACAGAATTTTCTCCAAACCCAGGGCTCGAAGCTAAGACTACTAATTAAAGATGAAACACTTCCACCAGTGCACCACAACCCATGTTGGTCAATCATTAATAATTTATGTACGAGTaatcattttcatatttaaaaatcgAAAGATCAACAAGAGAAATTATAATTTAGGAATGTCAAATGAGcgaatttgattaaaattagAAATCTTAAAATGCGTTAAAGTTTATTTTGAGCTCGAATAGATTTGGCTCAAATGGACTTAAAAATGAATTGGGTCGATTGAGTCTTTAACTCGCTCAATCTAATTCGCTTATTCTCAATaattttagtatattatttgctaagttttataaccataatttgattttcgaatcaataaattttaaaaaaatatatcaaaaaatagataaattttaaaagaaatagatTTTAATTGATACTTTAATATAGGCACGTACACTATATTAATgcaaataaacaattcatacacaaattaaaattaaagatcaaATTGGGCTAAGACTTGAATAATTGCATTGAAtccattcaaattattttgaacatGATCCTTGAAATTCAGAGGAAAATCGAACTGAGCTCATTTTTTATACCTCTAAACCATATACATACCTGAAATTATGAGTACTAAACCAAAACTTCCACAAGTATACTAATAAATccaataaatatatcatttcacaactttgttttctactaatttttcttccttcttctaaaaaataaaactatatacgaccaaatatgttttttttttcttttttctcaaaaacataaaaaaatagcTAATGTGAAAGCAAATGAAAAAACCCAAAAATACTAATATTTCAATTCCTACAAATCATCGGCACGTGCCAAGTCATCGACTTCAGTCTCATTCGCACGTGCGAACAACAATGCGGGGCCCACTTAAAACGGCTTTTGCAGATACATGAATATATCTTGTAGCGGTGACATCTCATAACAATTCTGCAACTCAGAAGTAGTGGCATCTGTGTAATTAAATGGAAAATCAAGGGCAGTTTTTTCCCACTCACTCGGTTTCGGCTTCGGCTCACTCTGAACTTCCTTCTCATATGTGAACTCCGGCGAAGGTACGTGCTCCGAGCAGCTGGAATCGGCGTGAAGTTTCGTCAGAGAATCCGGTGAATTAAAGTACGTGAAGTCATTGTAAACGTGATAAGACGTCGAAGATGGGTTTGTTGAAACTGAAATCGGCACGATCTCCGGCTTTACATCACCTTCACTCACCGCCGGCGACATTTCACCGTTCATTTTTCGGATATTCAGTTGATTCTTCTCAATTGTACCTTTCTTATTGTAGATTCGACATAAAACCCAATCATCgagctttaaaaaaaaaatcgattaGTCAAAATGATTCAAATCTCAAAATCACTTAATTCAGTTCATTTTACTCACTCTTAAGCTGTTGTTTTTGTTACGGGCAGATCGATCAACATGAGCAAGTCGATATTCGTGCATAATCCAATTAGTTTTTTCTCCCTTCGGAGCTTTTCCTGCGTAAAACACCAAAGCTTTCTTAATTCCCATCGACTTTGGACGACCAATCGGCTTATCCGCACCCGTCGCCTTCCAATATCCATTCCCCGCAGCTCGATTCGGCCGTGAACCGTTCGGATACTTCCGATCTCTCGGCGAAAAGAAATACCACTCTTTCTCACCATACAAAGCCAAAtctgaagaaaaaaatcatcaaaattgtgcaaaaaaaaaaacaacagctaagtaaataaaatgatgaaaaattaccAGGTAGATCCCATGGATTGTACTTGTAGAGATCAATTTCAGCTATAATCGGAACAGCAATTGGCTGTGAGTCGCATTTTCGACATAAATAATGCATCACAAGCTCTTCATCAGTTGGATGGAATCGAAATCCAGCAGGAAATTGCAATTCCACCAttactttttcttcaaaaaaaaattgattttaatttgtttttgtaattaCAGAGAGAAAGAGGTGTTTTTGAAAGTTGAAACGTAGAAAACAGAGGAGGAGAAGCAAATATATAGGAGGTGAAAGGGACCACGTGGCTAGAGAAGGAGGGAGGACCTAGAATAAACGTGAAAAAGAGaagtaatataaaaataaaaaaaataaagtaaatggaCACGTGTCGATACATTAAGTTTGTATGTGGATAAGTAAGATGAGTGGGACCAATCCGAGTTTGTCGTGGTGCACTGATGAGATTGTTTTacagttttaaatttaaattttaaatataaaaaaaatcttattttgaaCATCACTCTACAAATCAATTCTTCActacataatttaaatttaatcaaaattttaatatgaatttccGTATCGAGCGAAAAAATATAAGTGGGATATTGTCATTGCTTACGCATTTCATTTTGTATGGGAGTggtaaaatgataaagtagAGGGAAATAGCCTGATTTTTGGAGTGAGAGTAAAAAAGGTTAGTAGTGAGGTGGAGGTATATTTGGGGATTGACTTGACTAACTCATTACTTTTTTAGGTTGACAAAGTTGCCTTTTAAGTTTATTGGCGTACGTGCTAATGGAtcgataaatatttttttattatttattaaaaattaaaaatttaaatatggttaaatataaaattatatgtgtTTAGCAAATTCTAATAAAGATATcaaatattaaatgataattaatctTTTAGtgatatatacaaattttattataattattttcgaTAGATTTTCAGTACAAGTCAAAGCAAGATAGAGGAAAATAACAATACGTCAAATCATCATAAATAATagtcataataaaataaaataataataaaagtgtaAAAAATTATAGATACTAATTAAGCAAACTTAAAGAACGAACACTAGGAAAGttataacaacataaaaaaataaagaaaaacttaacaATCTAGTTAGTCCTTCGTAATCTCCTTATTAATGCTTGCACGCAATAAGTTATTAGAGTGTCACTGTCAATAACGTGAACACTGTCTTTTAATATCtatatttcatttcaataaaaAGATAAGAGGGAATATTAAACACAAATAGGATTAGGTAATTAATAGTCAGAGCATATAAACAACGGTTTcgattaatattttctttttaattttttttaacgacaaaattatttattttttgaaaaaaaatggtggCTTGTTTTTGTACCACCTCGAcctaattaatttgattttgaaaccTAGTATATACCATAAATATAGTAAATCACATTTGAaattaaatgaacaaaaatgaataaacaaaTTATTAGGCTAGAAGCTCGGATATCTCGCCCTCAAGGAGCTGCTAGATTCAAGCTCACTGCGGCATAATCTGCACCAATCCAGCAGTATCATATTTGACTTGTTCTATCCAGAATATAACAACTCAATAACGTCAAACAATTCAAACAACTCCAGATTcgttgaagagtctaaactttaaaaaaaaaacactttccttcaacatatatatattcttttttgtataatgaatataaatgaaaacttatagaatttttttctaTGTCTCTACTCTCTTTTTCACTATACTTATCTCAATATAAACACAACACAATATTAGTCATctttttcactctatattttttctatatctCTTGTTCTTTACAACACAAAGGAAGACCACTATTTATAGGTGATAAATTCTTCCTTGCAATGAATAGAAAAATGATGGATtgtatgaa is a genomic window containing:
- the LOC107004650 gene encoding protein CELLULOSE SYNTHASE INTERACTIVE 3-like isoform X1; the protein is MSKSASPDPRVRKGSFSSQKNSEANGTAEMDDQEKTMSTVAQLIEQLHANKSSPHEKELTTARLLGIAKARKEARGLICSHGQAMPLFIFILRNGTPLAKVNVAATLSILCKNEDLRLKVLLGGCIPPLLSVLKSDSTEGRKAAAEAIFQVSSNGLSDDPIGTKIFVTEGVVPTLWEQLNPKQKQDKTVEGFVTGALRNLCGDKDGYWKATLEGGGVDIILGLLSSDNAAAQANAASLLARVMLAVSDSIPKIIDSGAIKALLGLLHQKNDVCVRASAAEALEVLSLKSTQAKKAVVDSHGVPILIGAVVAPSKECMQGEGGELLQWHATQALSNIFSGMCVLVLYLCELSQSPRLAAPVADIIGALAYALMIFEPNAEEIFDATKVENILIMLLKPRDNKLVQERLLEAMASLYGNAHLSNLVHQSESKKVLTGLITMASGDAQEYLILSLIQLCCDGVSIWDAIGKREGIQLLISLLGLSSEQHQEYAVEMFAILTDQVDDSKWAITAAGGIPPLVQLLETGSQKAKEDAAHVMYNLCCHSEDIRACVESAGAIHSFLWLLKNGGPKGQEASARSLTKLITTADPATINQLLLLLKGDSPSSKAHVIKVLGHVLTMASQSDLVHKGAAANEGLKSLVLALNSSNEKTQEYAASVLADLFSSRHDICDSLAVDEVVNPFKKLLTSKTPVVATQSARALGALSRPTKEKSTNKMLYIAEGDVRPLIKLAKTASIDSAETAMAALANLLSDPEIAAEALAEDVVSAFTRVLGEGSIEGKKNASRGLHQILRHFPVGDVLTGTAQCRFAVLAIAESLKAMSADGTDAADALDVIALLAREKQGTHSTYNPWSTLVEVPSSLEPLIHCLCEGSPMVQDKAIEILSRLCGDQPVVLGDLLVSRSRSIGALADRIMNSSSLEVSVGGTALVICAAKEHKVQSMDALYASGYLKPLIYALVDMMKKNSNCSSLEIEVRTPRGFTERTPFGEGNEFEVPDPAMVLGGTVALWLLSIISSFHINSKSTVQEAGGLEALADKLARHTYNQQAEFEDAEGMWISALLLAILFQDANIVSSPTSMRFIPLLAHLLKSDEMIDRFFAAQAIASLVCQRDKGINLTIANSGAIAGLVSLIGHIEIDMPNLVSLSEEFLLVRNPDQVALEYLFEIDDVRVGSTVRKTIPLLVDLLKPLPDRPGAPPLAVCLLIQLADGNDANKLIMAEAGALEALTKYLSLSPQDLTEATISELLRILFSNSDLLQYEAAVSCTIQLIAVLHLGSRNARLSAARALNELFDAENIRDSETSIQAIQPLVDMLDAALEGEKKVALSALIKLTSESDSKTLLMADLERNPLKSLHKILSSASPLELKSDAAELCFVLFGDPKVRALPIASEFVDPLVMLMQSDAERAVESAVCAFESLLDDEQLVEVASAYDLVDLLVHLICSSNHRLSDASICALIKLGKDRTPRKMDMVKAGIIENCLELLPTASSSLCSTIAELFRILTNSSAISKSTSAAKIVEPLFMVLLRSDIGLWGQHSALQTLVNILEKPQSLSTLNLSPSQVIEPLISFLESPSQDIQQLGTELLSHLLAQEHFKQDITTKNAVVPLVQLAGIGILNLQQTAIKALENISLSWPKAVADAGGIFELAKVIVQDDPVPPALWEPAAMVLCNVLCSNSDYYFKVPLVVLVKMLRSTVETTITLALDALIVHEKADISCAELMAEAGAVDALLDLLRSHQCEEASGRLLEALFNNVRVRQLKVSKYAIAPLAQYLLDPQSRSPTGRLLAALALGDLSQHEGLARSSDSVSACRALISLLEDEPTEEMQMVAICALQNFVMSSRTNRRAVADAGGILMVQELLIAPNTEIVVQASLLVRFLFSNHTLQEYVSNELIRSLTAALDKELWNKATASEEILRTIHVIFSNFPKLHVTDAATLCIPHLVAALKSGSEPAQDSVLTTLCLLKQSWSTMPMDVSNSQAMVAAEAIPVLQILMKTCPPSFHDRADSLLHCLPGCLTVTIKRANNLKQVMGGTNAFCQLTIGNGPSRQTKVVSHSTSPEWEEGFTWAFDIPPKGQKLHILCKSKNTFGKTTIGRVTIQIDKVVSEGLYSGLFSLSQDNNKDGSSRTLEIEISWSSRTHSDSE